Proteins found in one Acidobacteriota bacterium genomic segment:
- a CDS encoding DUF2784 family protein, translating to MTWALLADAIVVVHLAFVAFVVLGGLMVWRWPRLAWVHVPAAAWGALVEFRGWVCPLTPLEVSWRLRAGQEGYTGDFVEQYLLPILYPEGLTRGVQIALGVFVVVVNVGVYAALLLRARRRSAPGAAGR from the coding sequence ATGACATGGGCGTTGCTCGCCGACGCGATCGTCGTCGTGCACCTCGCCTTCGTGGCGTTCGTGGTGCTCGGCGGGCTGATGGTGTGGCGCTGGCCACGACTGGCCTGGGTGCACGTGCCCGCCGCGGCGTGGGGCGCGCTGGTCGAGTTCCGCGGCTGGGTGTGTCCGCTGACGCCACTCGAGGTCTCGTGGCGGCTTCGTGCGGGGCAGGAGGGGTATACAGGCGACTTCGTCGAGCAGTACCTCCTGCCGATCCTCTACCCCGAGGGGCTCACGCGCGGCGTCCAGATCGCGCTCGGGGTCTTCGTCGTGGTGGTCAACGTCGGCGTGTACGCCGCGCTGCTGCTGCGGGCCCGGCGGCGGTCGGCCCCGGGGGCTGCCGGTCGCTGA
- a CDS encoding PaaI family thioesterase → MSRDDSPESLPCLQERYAPDNACFGCGPANANGLRVRSFLEGDELVAEWTPEPHHEAFPGVLNGGIIGTLLDCHCNWMAAWHLMQRAGADRPPCTVTADYAITMKRPTPTGGPVRLRASVVEATDDRAVVAGTLEGGGRICATCRGTFVAVRPGHPAYHRW, encoded by the coding sequence ATGAGCCGAGACGATTCACCCGAGAGCCTCCCCTGCCTGCAGGAGCGATACGCCCCTGACAACGCGTGCTTCGGCTGCGGCCCCGCCAATGCGAACGGGTTGAGGGTCCGCAGCTTCCTCGAGGGTGACGAACTGGTGGCCGAGTGGACGCCGGAGCCACACCACGAGGCGTTCCCCGGCGTCCTCAATGGCGGCATCATCGGCACGCTGCTCGACTGCCACTGCAACTGGATGGCGGCCTGGCACCTGATGCAGCGTGCCGGGGCGGACCGCCCGCCATGCACCGTCACCGCCGACTACGCGATCACGATGAAGCGGCCGACACCGACTGGCGGCCCCGTGCGCCTCCGCGCGAGCGTCGTCGAGGCGACCGACGACCGCGCGGTCGTGGCCGGCACGCTCGAGGGCGGGGGCCGGATCTGTGCGACCTGCCGCGGCACCTTCGTCGCGGTCAGGCCCGGTCATCCCGCCTATCACCGATGGTGA
- the hoxE gene encoding bidirectional hydrogenase complex protein HoxE, producing the protein MAGSRERPSPAARDNRWKLVETTLRRHGHRAHSLIEALHAAQEAYGYLDTDVLGRLAGDLRLPLSKVYGVATFYNFFSLEPQGEHSCVICTGTACYIKGAGAIMAALEADGLKAGETSADGQVSVLTARCFGSCGLAPAAVMDGDVLGRLTPDDVLGRVRQWRTHDA; encoded by the coding sequence ATGGCCGGTTCACGGGAACGACCGTCGCCTGCCGCGCGCGACAACCGCTGGAAGCTCGTCGAGACGACGCTGCGCCGCCACGGCCATCGCGCGCACTCGCTGATCGAGGCCCTGCACGCCGCGCAGGAAGCCTACGGGTACCTCGACACGGACGTGCTCGGACGTCTCGCCGGCGATCTCCGCCTGCCGCTCAGCAAGGTGTACGGCGTCGCGACCTTCTACAACTTCTTCAGCCTCGAGCCGCAGGGCGAGCACTCGTGTGTCATCTGCACCGGGACCGCCTGCTACATCAAGGGCGCCGGGGCCATCATGGCGGCGCTCGAGGCCGACGGCCTCAAGGCGGGGGAGACGAGCGCCGACGGCCAGGTGTCGGTGCTGACGGCCCGGTGTTTCGGGTCGTGCGGCCTCGCCCCCGCCGCGGTGATGGACGGCGACGTGCTGGGCAGGCTGACACCGGACGACGTGCTCGGGCGGGTACGCCAGTGGAGGACTCATGACGCGTGA